One Spinacia oleracea cultivar Varoflay chromosome 4, BTI_SOV_V1, whole genome shotgun sequence DNA segment encodes these proteins:
- the LOC110802260 gene encoding autophagy-related protein 18f isoform X4: MGIINVLWAGFDKLELEGGNVRQVLLLGYRSGFQVWDVEEAHNVHDLVSKHDGPVSFLQMLPKPLPTMASEDKFSDSRPLLVVYTDGSRLLDGKSAPCNGSISNGNVPGNGLYGPSTVRFYSLISRSYVHVLKFRSVVYSVRCSPRVIAVSQAAQVHCFNAATLEREYTILTNPVVTGFPGSGGGIGYGPLALGPRWLAYSGSPIDVSKAGRVSPQHLTPSATFSSSASNGNRVAQYAVESSKHLAAGIATLGDMGYKKLSRYCSELLPDSNSSVQSGVTGSKVNGAVNGHSGHLPDIDSVGMVIVKDVVSKSVITQFKAHKSPIAALCFDPSGTLLVTASVQGHNINVFCIMPGHPASDASGSCFHLYRLQRGLTNAIIQDITFSYDSRWIMISSSRGTNHLFAISPFGGNVDLQFADTCVENNGFSVASNQVVPWQPQPAGQILNQNNLFASGPPVTLSVVSRIRNGNNGWKGTVNGAAAVATGKNSSLSGTVAAAFHLCKDNDMNACALKSKYHLLVFSPSGSLIQYALRVSFGQDAISGVGHAYGSAPGNDSRLMVEATQKWNICHKRREREDNFDIYGENGISDSTKIQCEGTRNGYVARENINAEERNQLYISEAELQMHEQQVPLWAKSEIYFQSMMNDAIKIEGAKSGGELEIENIPSRPIESRSKNLVPVFDYLDNPKSQLTRVAAADSSNFEAYQLPQNGNLSFGGRPRAFGLMTENGVEVRHGVGGNKYGPLKPADATVGYVNTNDSPKRKSSELQIVNNSDREHLFQACK; this comes from the exons ATGGGAATCATCAAT GTGCTTTGGGCTGGGTTTGACAAGTTGGAATTGGAAGGAGGCAATGTACGGCAGGTCCTGCTGCTGGGTTACCGATCTGGTTTTCAGGTATGGGATGTGGAGGAAGCACACAATGTTCATGACTTGGTGTCCAAACATGATGGTCCTGTTTCATTTTTGCAAATGCTGCCAAAACCACTGCCAACTATGGCATCTGAAGACAAATTTTCTGACAGTCGTCCTCTGCTGGTAGTGTATACAGATGGATCTCGTCTTCTGGATGGGAAAAGTGCTCCTTGCAATGGAAGCATTTCCAATGGCAATGTTCCTGGGAATGGCCTCTATGGCCCTTCCACTGTTCGATTTTATTCTCTAATTTCCCGGTCTTATGTACATGTTTTAAAGTTTAGATCAGTTGTTTATTCTGTTAGGTGCAGTCCTCGGGTCATAGCTGTTTCTCAAGCCGCTCAG GTGCACTGTTTTAATGCTGCTACCTTGGAGAGGGAATATACCATCCTTACAAATCCTGTTGTAACTGGCTTTCCTGGTTCTGGTGGTGGCATAGGCTATGGTCCACTTGCGCTGGGTCCTAGGTGGCTGGCGTACAGTGGAAGTCCAATAGATGTTTCAAAAGCAGGTCGTGTCAGTCCACAGCATTTGACACCTTCAGCTACCTTTTCCAGTTCAGCGTCAAATGGTAATCGTGTGGCTCAATATGCAGTGGAGTCCAGCAAGCATCTGGCTGCAGGAATTGCGACCCTGGGGGATATGGGTTATAAAAAGCTATCCCGATATTGTTCTGAGCTGTTGCCTGATTCTAATTCCTCGGTTCAATCTGGAGTTACTGGAAGTAAAGTCAATGGTGCTGTTAATGGGCATAGTGGCCATCTGCCTGACATAGATAGTGTTGGAATG GTCATTGTGAAAGATGTCGTCAGTAAAAGTGTGATCACTCAGTTTAAAGCACACAAAAGCCCTATTGCCGCATTATGTTTTGATCCTAGTGGGACTCTATTGGTGACGGCTTCAGTTCAGGGCCATAACATTAATGTTTTCTGCATTATGCCTGGACATCCTGCATCTGATGCCAGCGGATcctgtttccatctttacaggCTGCAACGTGGCCTTACTAATGCG ATTATACAGGACATAACTTTCAGTTATGACAGCCGTTGGATCATGATAAGTTCTTCTAGGGGCACAAATCATCTGTTTGCTATCTCCCCTTTTGGTGGTAATGTGGATCTTCAGTTTGCAGATACTTGTGTTGAAAATAATGGATTTAGTGTCGCAAGCAATCAAGTAGTTCCATGGCAACCTCAACCTGCTGGTCAAATATTAAATCAGAACAATCTTTTTGCATCTGGCCCACCTGTTACtctgtctgttgttagcaggaTAAGAAATGGGAATAATGGTTGGAAAGGCACTGTCAATGGTGCTGCAGCTGTTGCAACAGGCAAGAACAGTTCACTCTCTGGTACTGTTGCCGCTGCTTTCCATCTTTGCAAAGATAACGACATGAATGCATGTGCTTTGAAGTCTAAGTACCACTTACTGGTTTTCTCTCCATCGGGTAGTTTGATCCAATATGCACTGCGAGTTTCTTTTGGGCAAGATGCCATTTCTGGAGTTGGTCATGCTTATGGATCAGCTCCAGGCAATGATTCAAGATTGATGGTTGAGGCTACTCAAAAATGGAATATTTGTCACAAACGAAGGGAAAGAGAAGATAACTTTGATATATACGGTGAAAATGGTATCTCAGATTCTACTAAAATACAGTGCGAAGGGACTAGAAATGGATATGTTGCTAGAGAAAATATAAATGCTGAAGAAAGAAATCAACTTTATATTTCAGAAGCTGAACTGCAAATGCATGAACAGCAGGTCCCACTTTGGGCAAAATCTGAG ATTTACTTTCAGTCAATGATGAACGATGCCATTAAGATAGAAGGTGCAAAGTCTGGAGGAGAACTGGAGATAGAAAACATTCCCTCACGGCCGATTGAATCTAGGTCCAAGAATTTGGTTCCTGTTTTTGATTATCTGGATAATCCCAAATCTCAACTGACAAG GGTTGCCGCTGCTGATAGTAGTAATTTTGAAGCATATCAGCTGCCGCAAAATGGAAATCTTTCCTTTGGTGGCAGGCCGCGTGCTTTTGGCTTGATGACTGAAAATGGTGTTGAAGTCCGTCATGGTGTTGGAGGAAACAAGTATGGTCCATTGAAGCCTGCGGATGCAACAGTTGGCTATGTAAATACTAATGACAGCCCTAAAAGAAAGTCATCTGAGCTTCAGATTGTAAATAATAGTGATAGAGAGCACCTGTTCCAAGCCTGTAAATAA
- the LOC110802260 gene encoding autophagy-related protein 18f isoform X3: protein MGIINVIVQVLWAGFDKLELEGGNVRQVLLLGYRSGFQVWDVEEAHNVHDLVSKHDGPVSFLQMLPKPLPTMASEDKFSDSRPLLVVYTDGSRLLDGKSAPCNGSISNGNVPGNGLYGPSTVRFYSLISRSYVHVLKFRSVVYSVRCSPRVIAVSQAAQVHCFNAATLEREYTILTNPVVTGFPGSGGGIGYGPLALGPRWLAYSGSPIDVSKAGRVSPQHLTPSATFSSSASNGNRVAQYAVESSKHLAAGIATLGDMGYKKLSRYCSELLPDSNSSVQSGVTGSKVNGAVNGHSGHLPDIDSVGMVIVKDVVSKSVITQFKAHKSPIAALCFDPSGTLLVTASVQGHNINVFCIMPGHPASDASGSCFHLYRLQRGLTNAIIQDITFSYDSRWIMISSSRGTNHLFAISPFGGNVDLQFADTCVENNGFSVASNQVVPWQPQPAGQILNQNNLFASGPPVTLSVVSRIRNGNNGWKGTVNGAAAVATGKNSSLSGTVAAAFHLCKDNDMNACALKSKYHLLVFSPSGSLIQYALRVSFGQDAISGVGHAYGSAPGNDSRLMVEATQKWNICHKRREREDNFDIYGENGISDSTKIQCEGTRNGYVARENINAEERNQLYISEAELQMHEQQVPLWAKSEIYFQSMMNDAIKIEGAKSGGELEIENIPSRPIESRSKNLVPVFDYLDNPKSQLTRVAAADSSNFEAYQLPQNGNLSFGGRPRAFGLMTENGVEVRHGVGGNKYGPLKPADATVGYVNTNDSPKRKSSELQIVNNSDREHLFQACK from the exons ATGGGAATCATCAATGTAATTGTTCAG GTGCTTTGGGCTGGGTTTGACAAGTTGGAATTGGAAGGAGGCAATGTACGGCAGGTCCTGCTGCTGGGTTACCGATCTGGTTTTCAGGTATGGGATGTGGAGGAAGCACACAATGTTCATGACTTGGTGTCCAAACATGATGGTCCTGTTTCATTTTTGCAAATGCTGCCAAAACCACTGCCAACTATGGCATCTGAAGACAAATTTTCTGACAGTCGTCCTCTGCTGGTAGTGTATACAGATGGATCTCGTCTTCTGGATGGGAAAAGTGCTCCTTGCAATGGAAGCATTTCCAATGGCAATGTTCCTGGGAATGGCCTCTATGGCCCTTCCACTGTTCGATTTTATTCTCTAATTTCCCGGTCTTATGTACATGTTTTAAAGTTTAGATCAGTTGTTTATTCTGTTAGGTGCAGTCCTCGGGTCATAGCTGTTTCTCAAGCCGCTCAG GTGCACTGTTTTAATGCTGCTACCTTGGAGAGGGAATATACCATCCTTACAAATCCTGTTGTAACTGGCTTTCCTGGTTCTGGTGGTGGCATAGGCTATGGTCCACTTGCGCTGGGTCCTAGGTGGCTGGCGTACAGTGGAAGTCCAATAGATGTTTCAAAAGCAGGTCGTGTCAGTCCACAGCATTTGACACCTTCAGCTACCTTTTCCAGTTCAGCGTCAAATGGTAATCGTGTGGCTCAATATGCAGTGGAGTCCAGCAAGCATCTGGCTGCAGGAATTGCGACCCTGGGGGATATGGGTTATAAAAAGCTATCCCGATATTGTTCTGAGCTGTTGCCTGATTCTAATTCCTCGGTTCAATCTGGAGTTACTGGAAGTAAAGTCAATGGTGCTGTTAATGGGCATAGTGGCCATCTGCCTGACATAGATAGTGTTGGAATG GTCATTGTGAAAGATGTCGTCAGTAAAAGTGTGATCACTCAGTTTAAAGCACACAAAAGCCCTATTGCCGCATTATGTTTTGATCCTAGTGGGACTCTATTGGTGACGGCTTCAGTTCAGGGCCATAACATTAATGTTTTCTGCATTATGCCTGGACATCCTGCATCTGATGCCAGCGGATcctgtttccatctttacaggCTGCAACGTGGCCTTACTAATGCG ATTATACAGGACATAACTTTCAGTTATGACAGCCGTTGGATCATGATAAGTTCTTCTAGGGGCACAAATCATCTGTTTGCTATCTCCCCTTTTGGTGGTAATGTGGATCTTCAGTTTGCAGATACTTGTGTTGAAAATAATGGATTTAGTGTCGCAAGCAATCAAGTAGTTCCATGGCAACCTCAACCTGCTGGTCAAATATTAAATCAGAACAATCTTTTTGCATCTGGCCCACCTGTTACtctgtctgttgttagcaggaTAAGAAATGGGAATAATGGTTGGAAAGGCACTGTCAATGGTGCTGCAGCTGTTGCAACAGGCAAGAACAGTTCACTCTCTGGTACTGTTGCCGCTGCTTTCCATCTTTGCAAAGATAACGACATGAATGCATGTGCTTTGAAGTCTAAGTACCACTTACTGGTTTTCTCTCCATCGGGTAGTTTGATCCAATATGCACTGCGAGTTTCTTTTGGGCAAGATGCCATTTCTGGAGTTGGTCATGCTTATGGATCAGCTCCAGGCAATGATTCAAGATTGATGGTTGAGGCTACTCAAAAATGGAATATTTGTCACAAACGAAGGGAAAGAGAAGATAACTTTGATATATACGGTGAAAATGGTATCTCAGATTCTACTAAAATACAGTGCGAAGGGACTAGAAATGGATATGTTGCTAGAGAAAATATAAATGCTGAAGAAAGAAATCAACTTTATATTTCAGAAGCTGAACTGCAAATGCATGAACAGCAGGTCCCACTTTGGGCAAAATCTGAG ATTTACTTTCAGTCAATGATGAACGATGCCATTAAGATAGAAGGTGCAAAGTCTGGAGGAGAACTGGAGATAGAAAACATTCCCTCACGGCCGATTGAATCTAGGTCCAAGAATTTGGTTCCTGTTTTTGATTATCTGGATAATCCCAAATCTCAACTGACAAG GGTTGCCGCTGCTGATAGTAGTAATTTTGAAGCATATCAGCTGCCGCAAAATGGAAATCTTTCCTTTGGTGGCAGGCCGCGTGCTTTTGGCTTGATGACTGAAAATGGTGTTGAAGTCCGTCATGGTGTTGGAGGAAACAAGTATGGTCCATTGAAGCCTGCGGATGCAACAGTTGGCTATGTAAATACTAATGACAGCCCTAAAAGAAAGTCATCTGAGCTTCAGATTGTAAATAATAGTGATAGAGAGCACCTGTTCCAAGCCTGTAAATAA
- the LOC110802260 gene encoding autophagy-related protein 18f isoform X2, giving the protein MRNEGKKSRGGVAAATSSSPGRTNGFIPSSFRAISSYMRIVSSGASTVASTVRSAASSIVVDRDHDSRCDQVLWAGFDKLELEGGNVRQVLLLGYRSGFQVWDVEEAHNVHDLVSKHDGPVSFLQMLPKPLPTMASEDKFSDSRPLLVVYTDGSRLLDGKSAPCNGSISNGNVPGNGLYGPSTVRFYSLISRSYVHVLKFRSVVYSVRCSPRVIAVSQAAQVHCFNAATLEREYTILTNPVVTGFPGSGGGIGYGPLALGPRWLAYSGSPIDVSKAGRVSPQHLTPSATFSSSASNGNRVAQYAVESSKHLAAGIATLGDMGYKKLSRYCSELLPDSNSSVQSGVTGSKVNGAVNGHSGHLPDIDSVGMVIVKDVVSKSVITQFKAHKSPIAALCFDPSGTLLVTASVQGHNINVFCIMPGHPASDASGSCFHLYRLQRGLTNAIIQDITFSYDSRWIMISSSRGTNHLFAISPFGGNVDLQFADTCVENNGFSVASNQVVPWQPQPAGQILNQNNLFASGPPVTLSVVSRIRNGNNGWKGTVNGAAAVATGKNSSLSGTVAAAFHLCKDNDMNACALKSKYHLLVFSPSGSLIQYALRVSFGQDAISGVGHAYGSAPGNDSRLMVEATQKWNICHKRREREDNFDIYGENGISDSTKIQCEGTRNGYVARENINAEERNQLYISEAELQMHEQQVPLWAKSESMMNDAIKIEGAKSGGELEIENIPSRPIESRSKNLVPVFDYLDNPKSQLTRVAAADSSNFEAYQLPQNGNLSFGGRPRAFGLMTENGVEVRHGVGGNKYGPLKPADATVGYVNTNDSPKRKSSELQIVNNSDREHLFQACK; this is encoded by the exons ATGAGGAATGAAGGGAAAAAATCTCGGGGAGGAGTGGCAGCTGCTACTTCTTCTTCACCGGGCCGGACAAATGGGTTCATCCCGAGCTCTTTCCGGGCTATTTCGAGTTACATGAGGATTGTTTCGTCTGGTGCTTCTACTGTCGCTTCCACTGTCCGGTCAGCGGCTTCGTCAATTGTGGTGGATAGGGACCACGACTCTCGATGTGATCAG GTGCTTTGGGCTGGGTTTGACAAGTTGGAATTGGAAGGAGGCAATGTACGGCAGGTCCTGCTGCTGGGTTACCGATCTGGTTTTCAGGTATGGGATGTGGAGGAAGCACACAATGTTCATGACTTGGTGTCCAAACATGATGGTCCTGTTTCATTTTTGCAAATGCTGCCAAAACCACTGCCAACTATGGCATCTGAAGACAAATTTTCTGACAGTCGTCCTCTGCTGGTAGTGTATACAGATGGATCTCGTCTTCTGGATGGGAAAAGTGCTCCTTGCAATGGAAGCATTTCCAATGGCAATGTTCCTGGGAATGGCCTCTATGGCCCTTCCACTGTTCGATTTTATTCTCTAATTTCCCGGTCTTATGTACATGTTTTAAAGTTTAGATCAGTTGTTTATTCTGTTAGGTGCAGTCCTCGGGTCATAGCTGTTTCTCAAGCCGCTCAG GTGCACTGTTTTAATGCTGCTACCTTGGAGAGGGAATATACCATCCTTACAAATCCTGTTGTAACTGGCTTTCCTGGTTCTGGTGGTGGCATAGGCTATGGTCCACTTGCGCTGGGTCCTAGGTGGCTGGCGTACAGTGGAAGTCCAATAGATGTTTCAAAAGCAGGTCGTGTCAGTCCACAGCATTTGACACCTTCAGCTACCTTTTCCAGTTCAGCGTCAAATGGTAATCGTGTGGCTCAATATGCAGTGGAGTCCAGCAAGCATCTGGCTGCAGGAATTGCGACCCTGGGGGATATGGGTTATAAAAAGCTATCCCGATATTGTTCTGAGCTGTTGCCTGATTCTAATTCCTCGGTTCAATCTGGAGTTACTGGAAGTAAAGTCAATGGTGCTGTTAATGGGCATAGTGGCCATCTGCCTGACATAGATAGTGTTGGAATG GTCATTGTGAAAGATGTCGTCAGTAAAAGTGTGATCACTCAGTTTAAAGCACACAAAAGCCCTATTGCCGCATTATGTTTTGATCCTAGTGGGACTCTATTGGTGACGGCTTCAGTTCAGGGCCATAACATTAATGTTTTCTGCATTATGCCTGGACATCCTGCATCTGATGCCAGCGGATcctgtttccatctttacaggCTGCAACGTGGCCTTACTAATGCG ATTATACAGGACATAACTTTCAGTTATGACAGCCGTTGGATCATGATAAGTTCTTCTAGGGGCACAAATCATCTGTTTGCTATCTCCCCTTTTGGTGGTAATGTGGATCTTCAGTTTGCAGATACTTGTGTTGAAAATAATGGATTTAGTGTCGCAAGCAATCAAGTAGTTCCATGGCAACCTCAACCTGCTGGTCAAATATTAAATCAGAACAATCTTTTTGCATCTGGCCCACCTGTTACtctgtctgttgttagcaggaTAAGAAATGGGAATAATGGTTGGAAAGGCACTGTCAATGGTGCTGCAGCTGTTGCAACAGGCAAGAACAGTTCACTCTCTGGTACTGTTGCCGCTGCTTTCCATCTTTGCAAAGATAACGACATGAATGCATGTGCTTTGAAGTCTAAGTACCACTTACTGGTTTTCTCTCCATCGGGTAGTTTGATCCAATATGCACTGCGAGTTTCTTTTGGGCAAGATGCCATTTCTGGAGTTGGTCATGCTTATGGATCAGCTCCAGGCAATGATTCAAGATTGATGGTTGAGGCTACTCAAAAATGGAATATTTGTCACAAACGAAGGGAAAGAGAAGATAACTTTGATATATACGGTGAAAATGGTATCTCAGATTCTACTAAAATACAGTGCGAAGGGACTAGAAATGGATATGTTGCTAGAGAAAATATAAATGCTGAAGAAAGAAATCAACTTTATATTTCAGAAGCTGAACTGCAAATGCATGAACAGCAGGTCCCACTTTGGGCAAAATCTGAG TCAATGATGAACGATGCCATTAAGATAGAAGGTGCAAAGTCTGGAGGAGAACTGGAGATAGAAAACATTCCCTCACGGCCGATTGAATCTAGGTCCAAGAATTTGGTTCCTGTTTTTGATTATCTGGATAATCCCAAATCTCAACTGACAAG GGTTGCCGCTGCTGATAGTAGTAATTTTGAAGCATATCAGCTGCCGCAAAATGGAAATCTTTCCTTTGGTGGCAGGCCGCGTGCTTTTGGCTTGATGACTGAAAATGGTGTTGAAGTCCGTCATGGTGTTGGAGGAAACAAGTATGGTCCATTGAAGCCTGCGGATGCAACAGTTGGCTATGTAAATACTAATGACAGCCCTAAAAGAAAGTCATCTGAGCTTCAGATTGTAAATAATAGTGATAGAGAGCACCTGTTCCAAGCCTGTAAATAA
- the LOC110802260 gene encoding autophagy-related protein 18f isoform X1, whose product MRNEGKKSRGGVAAATSSSPGRTNGFIPSSFRAISSYMRIVSSGASTVASTVRSAASSIVVDRDHDSRCDQVLWAGFDKLELEGGNVRQVLLLGYRSGFQVWDVEEAHNVHDLVSKHDGPVSFLQMLPKPLPTMASEDKFSDSRPLLVVYTDGSRLLDGKSAPCNGSISNGNVPGNGLYGPSTVRFYSLISRSYVHVLKFRSVVYSVRCSPRVIAVSQAAQVHCFNAATLEREYTILTNPVVTGFPGSGGGIGYGPLALGPRWLAYSGSPIDVSKAGRVSPQHLTPSATFSSSASNGNRVAQYAVESSKHLAAGIATLGDMGYKKLSRYCSELLPDSNSSVQSGVTGSKVNGAVNGHSGHLPDIDSVGMVIVKDVVSKSVITQFKAHKSPIAALCFDPSGTLLVTASVQGHNINVFCIMPGHPASDASGSCFHLYRLQRGLTNAIIQDITFSYDSRWIMISSSRGTNHLFAISPFGGNVDLQFADTCVENNGFSVASNQVVPWQPQPAGQILNQNNLFASGPPVTLSVVSRIRNGNNGWKGTVNGAAAVATGKNSSLSGTVAAAFHLCKDNDMNACALKSKYHLLVFSPSGSLIQYALRVSFGQDAISGVGHAYGSAPGNDSRLMVEATQKWNICHKRREREDNFDIYGENGISDSTKIQCEGTRNGYVARENINAEERNQLYISEAELQMHEQQVPLWAKSEIYFQSMMNDAIKIEGAKSGGELEIENIPSRPIESRSKNLVPVFDYLDNPKSQLTRVAAADSSNFEAYQLPQNGNLSFGGRPRAFGLMTENGVEVRHGVGGNKYGPLKPADATVGYVNTNDSPKRKSSELQIVNNSDREHLFQACK is encoded by the exons ATGAGGAATGAAGGGAAAAAATCTCGGGGAGGAGTGGCAGCTGCTACTTCTTCTTCACCGGGCCGGACAAATGGGTTCATCCCGAGCTCTTTCCGGGCTATTTCGAGTTACATGAGGATTGTTTCGTCTGGTGCTTCTACTGTCGCTTCCACTGTCCGGTCAGCGGCTTCGTCAATTGTGGTGGATAGGGACCACGACTCTCGATGTGATCAG GTGCTTTGGGCTGGGTTTGACAAGTTGGAATTGGAAGGAGGCAATGTACGGCAGGTCCTGCTGCTGGGTTACCGATCTGGTTTTCAGGTATGGGATGTGGAGGAAGCACACAATGTTCATGACTTGGTGTCCAAACATGATGGTCCTGTTTCATTTTTGCAAATGCTGCCAAAACCACTGCCAACTATGGCATCTGAAGACAAATTTTCTGACAGTCGTCCTCTGCTGGTAGTGTATACAGATGGATCTCGTCTTCTGGATGGGAAAAGTGCTCCTTGCAATGGAAGCATTTCCAATGGCAATGTTCCTGGGAATGGCCTCTATGGCCCTTCCACTGTTCGATTTTATTCTCTAATTTCCCGGTCTTATGTACATGTTTTAAAGTTTAGATCAGTTGTTTATTCTGTTAGGTGCAGTCCTCGGGTCATAGCTGTTTCTCAAGCCGCTCAG GTGCACTGTTTTAATGCTGCTACCTTGGAGAGGGAATATACCATCCTTACAAATCCTGTTGTAACTGGCTTTCCTGGTTCTGGTGGTGGCATAGGCTATGGTCCACTTGCGCTGGGTCCTAGGTGGCTGGCGTACAGTGGAAGTCCAATAGATGTTTCAAAAGCAGGTCGTGTCAGTCCACAGCATTTGACACCTTCAGCTACCTTTTCCAGTTCAGCGTCAAATGGTAATCGTGTGGCTCAATATGCAGTGGAGTCCAGCAAGCATCTGGCTGCAGGAATTGCGACCCTGGGGGATATGGGTTATAAAAAGCTATCCCGATATTGTTCTGAGCTGTTGCCTGATTCTAATTCCTCGGTTCAATCTGGAGTTACTGGAAGTAAAGTCAATGGTGCTGTTAATGGGCATAGTGGCCATCTGCCTGACATAGATAGTGTTGGAATG GTCATTGTGAAAGATGTCGTCAGTAAAAGTGTGATCACTCAGTTTAAAGCACACAAAAGCCCTATTGCCGCATTATGTTTTGATCCTAGTGGGACTCTATTGGTGACGGCTTCAGTTCAGGGCCATAACATTAATGTTTTCTGCATTATGCCTGGACATCCTGCATCTGATGCCAGCGGATcctgtttccatctttacaggCTGCAACGTGGCCTTACTAATGCG ATTATACAGGACATAACTTTCAGTTATGACAGCCGTTGGATCATGATAAGTTCTTCTAGGGGCACAAATCATCTGTTTGCTATCTCCCCTTTTGGTGGTAATGTGGATCTTCAGTTTGCAGATACTTGTGTTGAAAATAATGGATTTAGTGTCGCAAGCAATCAAGTAGTTCCATGGCAACCTCAACCTGCTGGTCAAATATTAAATCAGAACAATCTTTTTGCATCTGGCCCACCTGTTACtctgtctgttgttagcaggaTAAGAAATGGGAATAATGGTTGGAAAGGCACTGTCAATGGTGCTGCAGCTGTTGCAACAGGCAAGAACAGTTCACTCTCTGGTACTGTTGCCGCTGCTTTCCATCTTTGCAAAGATAACGACATGAATGCATGTGCTTTGAAGTCTAAGTACCACTTACTGGTTTTCTCTCCATCGGGTAGTTTGATCCAATATGCACTGCGAGTTTCTTTTGGGCAAGATGCCATTTCTGGAGTTGGTCATGCTTATGGATCAGCTCCAGGCAATGATTCAAGATTGATGGTTGAGGCTACTCAAAAATGGAATATTTGTCACAAACGAAGGGAAAGAGAAGATAACTTTGATATATACGGTGAAAATGGTATCTCAGATTCTACTAAAATACAGTGCGAAGGGACTAGAAATGGATATGTTGCTAGAGAAAATATAAATGCTGAAGAAAGAAATCAACTTTATATTTCAGAAGCTGAACTGCAAATGCATGAACAGCAGGTCCCACTTTGGGCAAAATCTGAG ATTTACTTTCAGTCAATGATGAACGATGCCATTAAGATAGAAGGTGCAAAGTCTGGAGGAGAACTGGAGATAGAAAACATTCCCTCACGGCCGATTGAATCTAGGTCCAAGAATTTGGTTCCTGTTTTTGATTATCTGGATAATCCCAAATCTCAACTGACAAG GGTTGCCGCTGCTGATAGTAGTAATTTTGAAGCATATCAGCTGCCGCAAAATGGAAATCTTTCCTTTGGTGGCAGGCCGCGTGCTTTTGGCTTGATGACTGAAAATGGTGTTGAAGTCCGTCATGGTGTTGGAGGAAACAAGTATGGTCCATTGAAGCCTGCGGATGCAACAGTTGGCTATGTAAATACTAATGACAGCCCTAAAAGAAAGTCATCTGAGCTTCAGATTGTAAATAATAGTGATAGAGAGCACCTGTTCCAAGCCTGTAAATAA